In the Pristiophorus japonicus isolate sPriJap1 chromosome 5, sPriJap1.hap1, whole genome shotgun sequence genome, one interval contains:
- the LOC139263729 gene encoding uncharacterized protein, with amino-acid sequence MVNTVRAVMVNTVRALMVNTVRAVIVNTVRSLMVNTVRAVMVNAARVVMVNTVRAVIVNNVRALMVNLVRAVMVNPAWAVMVNKVRAVMVNMFQAVMVNTLRAVMVNAARVVMVNTVMVNPAQSVMVNKVRTVMVNTVRAMMVNSAKAVMVNTVRAVMVNPAWAVMVNTVRAVMVNMVQAVLVNPVRAVMVNAARVVMVNTVMVNTARAVKVNKVRTVMVNTVRALMVNTVRAVIVNPASAMMVNTIRALMVNAVRAVMVNPVRAVKVNTVRAVMVIRVRR; translated from the exons atggtgaacacggttcgggcggtgatggtgaacacggttcgggcgctgatggtgaacacggttcgggcggtgatagtgAACACGGTTCGGtcgctgatggtgaacacggttcgggcggtgatggtgaacgcggcgagggtggtgatggtgaacacggttcgggcggtgatagtgaacaatgttcgggcgctgatggtgaaccTGGTTcgagcggtgatggtgaacccggcgtgggcggtgatggtgaacaaggTTCGGGCTGTGATGGTGAACAtgtttcaggcggtgatggtgaacacgcttcgggcggtgatggtgaacgcggcgagggtggtgatggtgaacacg gtgatggtgaacccggcgcagTCAGTGATGGTGAACAAGGTTcggacggtgatggtgaacacggttcgggcgatgatggtgaactcggcgaaggcggtgatggtgaacacggttcgggcggtgatggtgaacccggcgtgggcggtgatggtgaacacggttcgggcggtgatggtgaacatggttcaGGCGGtgttggtgaacccggttcgggcggtgatggtgaacgcggcgagggtggtgatggtgaacacg gtgatggtgaacacggcacGGGCGGTGAAGGTGAACAAGGTTcggacggtgatggtgaacacggttcgggcgttgatggtgaacactgttcggGCGGTGATCGTGAACCCGGCGAGTGCGAtgatggtgaacacgattcgggcTTTGATGGTGAacgcggttcgggcggtgatggtgaacccggttcgggcagtgaaggtgaacacggttcgggcggtgatggtgatccgGGTGAGAAGGTGA